A stretch of Sulfurimonas autotrophica DSM 16294 DNA encodes these proteins:
- a CDS encoding YceI family protein, giving the protein MKKVILILLTLATIVFANECRYDAKTLHVTWEAYKTPLKIGVGGTFDNISIKAADTKSEKSFLKTSTVIIDTSSINSKNKGRDAKLVKYFFAVQGVKNITAKVVSLSDKIINIDITMNGVTKNIPMKLNTSDKIEAQGYIDLADFNMLPSLAGINKACFSKHKGKTWQDVTIKFELQTHKNCK; this is encoded by the coding sequence ATGAAAAAAGTAATACTTATACTTCTCACGCTGGCGACTATTGTCTTTGCAAATGAATGCAGATATGATGCAAAAACCTTACATGTAACGTGGGAAGCTTATAAAACACCCCTGAAAATCGGTGTAGGAGGAACATTTGACAATATTTCGATTAAAGCTGCAGATACAAAATCTGAAAAGTCATTTTTAAAAACGAGTACTGTAATCATAGACACATCCTCTATAAATTCAAAGAACAAAGGACGTGATGCAAAGCTCGTAAAATACTTTTTTGCCGTGCAAGGTGTCAAAAACATCACTGCAAAAGTTGTCTCACTCAGTGATAAAATTATCAATATAGATATCACAATGAACGGAGTAACAAAAAATATACCTATGAAACTCAATACTTCTGATAAAATAGAAGCACAAGGCTATATTGACCTTGCGGACTTTAATATGCTTCCATCTCTTGCGGGCATCAACAAAGCCTGTTTTTCAAAACATAAAGGCAAAACATGGCAAGATGTTACAATAAAATTTGAGTTGCAAACACATAAGAACTGTAAGTAA